A portion of the Paenibacillus marchantiae genome contains these proteins:
- a CDS encoding extracellular solute-binding protein produces the protein MRMKKPFLSLLSVVGLSMSLLAGCGNGSEIKSTTTTEGSAAASSDQVKFNFYFTGSQNVKDLWDSLEPMFEKQHPDIDVNLVYIPSGTGAEPTYDRIVAAKKAGKGSGDIDLYEDGITSVAQGTKDGIWEQLNEKDIPNLSKVNTDTMKDVDNFAVPYRSSAVVLAYDSSKISNPPTTLDELLQWIKANPEQFAYNDPSTGGSGSSFVQTIVYKDLPEEDIHNSDPAIMEKWDGGFDTLKEIGPYVYGQGIYPKKNQGTLDLLMNGEVSLIPAWSDMVLQQLNEGLLPDTIKMQQITPGFNGGPTYLMVNQESDKKQAINEFLNFVLSPEAQEVIVDKMNGFPGIELSNMSQEMQNKFDGVAEGFRTFNIGDLGTEINKRWQSDVAAK, from the coding sequence ATGCGTATGAAAAAGCCATTTTTATCATTGTTGAGTGTTGTGGGATTATCAATGTCATTGCTGGCCGGGTGTGGAAACGGAAGTGAGATAAAAAGTACAACCACCACCGAGGGGAGCGCTGCTGCATCAAGCGATCAGGTGAAATTTAACTTCTACTTTACGGGCTCTCAGAACGTCAAGGATCTGTGGGATTCGCTGGAGCCAATGTTTGAGAAACAGCATCCGGATATCGACGTGAATCTGGTCTATATCCCGTCCGGTACTGGTGCTGAGCCGACCTACGACCGGATCGTGGCCGCCAAGAAAGCCGGTAAGGGCTCAGGAGACATTGACCTCTACGAGGACGGAATCACCTCCGTTGCTCAGGGCACAAAGGATGGTATTTGGGAGCAACTGAACGAGAAGGACATTCCTAACCTGAGCAAAGTCAACACAGACACGATGAAGGATGTGGACAACTTCGCTGTTCCGTATCGTTCGTCCGCCGTGGTTCTAGCCTATGACAGCAGCAAAATCTCCAATCCACCAACTACGCTGGACGAGCTGTTGCAGTGGATCAAAGCCAATCCCGAGCAGTTCGCCTACAATGACCCGTCAACGGGTGGTTCCGGCAGCTCGTTCGTGCAGACGATTGTCTACAAGGACCTGCCGGAAGAGGACATCCACAACTCCGATCCGGCGATCATGGAGAAGTGGGATGGCGGTTTTGACACGCTCAAAGAAATCGGACCGTATGTCTATGGGCAGGGCATCTATCCGAAGAAAAACCAGGGCACGCTGGATCTGTTGATGAATGGCGAAGTGTCCTTAATTCCGGCCTGGTCCGACATGGTGTTGCAGCAGCTGAACGAAGGTTTGTTGCCGGATACAATTAAGATGCAGCAGATCACGCCAGGCTTCAACGGCGGACCAACGTACCTGATGGTCAACCAGGAGTCGGACAAGAAGCAAGCGATCAATGAGTTCCTGAACTTTGTTCTGTCCCCTGAAGCGCAGGAAGTGATCGTTGACAAAATGAATGGCTTCCCGGGCATTGAGCTCTCCAATATGTCACAGGAAATGCAGAATAAGTTCGACGGTGTGGCCGAAGGCTTCCGTACGTTCAACATCGGGGATCTGGGCACGGAAATTAACAAACGCTGGCAGAGCGACGTTGCCGCGAAATGA
- the map gene encoding type I methionyl aminopeptidase has product MIAKTEEDFNGLKEIGRIVAFIRDELVQRTVPGITTKELDDIAGELFEKEGAVSAPKSAYNFPGYTCISVNEEVAHGIPGQRVIQEGDLVNIDVSGSKNSYFADTGISFVVGEGEEVLTKICDVAKLAFEAGLKKAKPGSKKSGIGKAVFLTAKQHGLTVIKNLTGHGVGRNIHEAPDHIYNYNDTSDDELLKEGMVIAFEPFISTLEEQVYQKEDEWTFATEKSYVAQVEHTIILTKNGPIIVTQ; this is encoded by the coding sequence ATGATTGCAAAAACAGAGGAAGACTTTAATGGTTTGAAGGAAATTGGCAGAATTGTTGCCTTTATCAGAGATGAATTGGTGCAAAGAACAGTTCCTGGCATAACGACGAAGGAACTTGATGATATAGCTGGAGAGCTTTTTGAGAAAGAAGGCGCAGTCTCAGCTCCAAAAAGTGCATATAATTTTCCTGGCTATACTTGCATTAGTGTTAATGAAGAAGTAGCACATGGTATTCCGGGGCAACGGGTTATTCAAGAAGGAGATCTAGTCAACATAGATGTCTCTGGCTCGAAGAACAGTTATTTCGCTGATACAGGAATCTCGTTTGTAGTAGGCGAAGGAGAAGAAGTGTTAACGAAAATATGCGACGTTGCTAAACTAGCATTTGAAGCAGGTCTTAAAAAAGCAAAACCTGGTTCCAAAAAAAGCGGCATCGGAAAAGCGGTATTCCTAACAGCAAAACAGCATGGATTAACCGTTATTAAAAACCTTACAGGACATGGTGTTGGACGTAACATACACGAAGCACCTGACCATATTTATAATTATAACGATACATCGGATGATGAGTTGTTAAAAGAAGGCATGGTTATTGCATTCGAACCATTTATCTCAACTTTAGAAGAACAAGTGTATCAAAAAGAAGACGAATGGACCTTTGCTACAGAAAAAAGCTATGTAGCTCAAGTGGAACATACGATTATCCTTACTAAAAATGGTCCGATCATTGTCACACAATAA
- a CDS encoding ABC transporter permease, with product MSWYWKHVGPRRIIEFVLLTVFAIFFAGPLVNLLVLAFSEKWNYPDILPQVWGFKWWEFVLAKDDIVSSISLSFLIATLVTLLSIVVCIPAAYAFARLQFPLKRMFLFSFLLTHAFPKMGLYVSIAVLFYRIGLMNTLLGVVLIHMINVLMFMTWIPTSAFRNVHRAQEESARDVGASPFKVFRSITLPMAMPGIMVASIFTFLNSLDEAQGTFLVGIPDYKTMPIVMYSIISDFPSSAGAVFSIILTLPTIILLVAAQRLVSADVLASGFQMK from the coding sequence ATGTCCTGGTACTGGAAACACGTAGGTCCGAGAAGAATAATCGAATTTGTGTTGCTGACCGTGTTCGCCATTTTTTTCGCAGGTCCGCTGGTCAACCTGCTAGTGCTTGCCTTTAGTGAAAAGTGGAATTATCCGGATATTCTGCCCCAGGTATGGGGCTTCAAATGGTGGGAGTTCGTACTGGCGAAGGACGATATTGTCTCGTCGATCTCACTGTCGTTCCTCATTGCTACTCTGGTGACCCTGCTGTCCATCGTCGTCTGCATCCCAGCAGCGTATGCCTTCGCAAGACTCCAGTTTCCGCTGAAGCGGATGTTCTTGTTCTCGTTCCTGCTGACGCATGCTTTTCCGAAAATGGGGTTGTACGTCTCCATCGCGGTTCTTTTCTACCGGATTGGACTCATGAACACGCTGCTCGGCGTTGTGCTGATCCATATGATTAATGTGTTGATGTTCATGACCTGGATTCCGACCTCCGCCTTTCGCAACGTGCACCGGGCGCAGGAAGAATCGGCGCGGGACGTTGGGGCAAGCCCGTTCAAAGTGTTCCGCAGCATCACCCTGCCAATGGCGATGCCCGGCATCATGGTCGCTTCGATCTTCACGTTCCTCAATTCGCTCGACGAAGCGCAGGGCACGTTCCTGGTTGGTATTCCCGATTACAAAACAATGCCAATCGTCATGTACTCCATTATTTCCGACTTTCCGAGCAGCGCCGGAGCCGTATTCTCGATCATCCTGACGCTGCCTACTATTATTTTGCTAGTGGCAGCTCAGCGGCTGGTGAGCGCGGACGTGCTGGCGAGTGGTTTTCAAATGAAATAA
- a CDS encoding phosphoenolpyruvate hydrolase family protein: MNRTVILERLQSQLYEGNHIIGVSTGTGITAKYAAQSGADFILMLNSGKFRQMGRSSLAGFLPFCNSNDMVMDFASKEIVPLVRHSPVLFGLNANDPTIEMADYIEEIKRRGFSGVNNYPTVGLIDGVFREALEEVGISYDVEVEAISLAHRQDLFTVAFVFDELQAAQMIEAGADVICAHLGLTEGGLLGARKVVSLEAAKSKALRIFDTCNQLKPDLIKMIYGGPVKTPVDVQYMYSDNTDIMGYIGGSAFERIPSEKSITAITRDFKRLGKLDEDDFMVKMLKGITQHYDYVEFVKEYVAQNYSSEIIFSDLAKVAHVSRSYLSSLFKKEVGCSFQTYLVSFRINKAVTLLHAPQLQLSEVAEMVGYPNYAQFSKMFKKLKGCSPKKYRSNLNTKT, translated from the coding sequence TTGAACAGAACAGTCATACTGGAGCGTCTTCAATCACAGCTGTACGAGGGAAATCACATCATCGGTGTCTCGACAGGCACGGGGATTACAGCCAAGTATGCAGCTCAGAGTGGAGCGGATTTTATATTAATGCTGAACTCCGGCAAGTTTCGCCAGATGGGGAGGAGCTCTCTAGCCGGCTTTCTTCCATTTTGCAACAGTAATGATATGGTGATGGATTTTGCGTCAAAAGAAATTGTGCCACTGGTGAGGCATTCTCCCGTACTCTTTGGACTGAATGCGAATGATCCAACCATAGAAATGGCTGATTATATAGAGGAAATCAAGAGGAGAGGGTTTTCTGGAGTCAACAACTATCCTACGGTCGGCTTGATAGACGGAGTATTCAGAGAGGCTTTGGAGGAAGTCGGGATAAGTTATGACGTCGAGGTTGAGGCCATAAGCCTGGCCCATCGACAGGATTTGTTTACGGTGGCGTTCGTATTTGATGAGCTTCAGGCTGCCCAGATGATTGAAGCGGGGGCAGATGTAATCTGTGCTCATCTTGGCCTGACCGAAGGCGGGTTATTGGGTGCACGGAAGGTTGTATCCTTGGAGGCCGCCAAATCAAAGGCACTGCGTATTTTTGATACCTGCAATCAGCTTAAGCCGGATTTGATCAAGATGATTTATGGCGGTCCGGTAAAGACGCCTGTCGATGTCCAGTACATGTATAGCGACAACACAGACATTATGGGCTATATTGGCGGGTCTGCTTTTGAACGAATTCCTTCCGAGAAGTCGATTACGGCAATTACACGCGATTTTAAACGCCTGGGTAAACTGGATGAGGACGATTTTATGGTCAAAATGCTGAAAGGCATTACCCAGCATTATGATTACGTTGAGTTTGTCAAAGAGTATGTGGCGCAAAACTACAGTAGTGAAATTATTTTTTCGGATCTGGCCAAGGTTGCTCATGTTTCCCGCAGCTATTTGAGCAGTTTGTTTAAAAAGGAGGTTGGCTGCAGCTTTCAGACCTATCTGGTGAGCTTCCGCATCAATAAAGCCGTCACGCTTCTTCATGCGCCGCAGCTTCAATTATCCGAGGTGGCTGAGATGGTAGGGTATCCCAATTACGCACAATTCAGCAAAATGTTTAAAAAGCTTAAGGGCTGCTCTCCCAAAAAGTACAGATCTAACCTAAACACAAAAACATAG
- a CDS encoding ABC transporter permease, which yields MSKEARQSITGLAMVLPSFAILLIVVIIPIVQSFIMSLSNGSGGYDLSRYTYLFTDKGMRSNIVFTLRVTAITCVAVILISYTLAIYMRFNQGPIVNLIRKTYMIPLFIPGVIATYGLINLLGNHGWLARMLEVVGITLPRIIFDEKGIIIANLWFNIPFTTMLLSSALSGIPSSIIESAKDVGVGRLTLFTRFIFPLSYKTFLVALTFVFMGVIGSFTAPYLIGANSPQMLGVSMQQVFSVFQEREQAAAIAFFSFLLCSVLGAFYIRSMAEEEKAKI from the coding sequence ATGAGTAAGGAAGCCAGACAGTCGATCACAGGCCTGGCGATGGTGCTCCCCTCCTTCGCCATCCTGTTGATCGTTGTCATTATCCCGATTGTTCAATCCTTCATCATGAGCCTGAGCAACGGCTCGGGTGGATACGATCTGAGCCGCTATACCTATCTGTTCACAGATAAGGGGATGCGCAGCAATATCGTATTTACACTTCGGGTCACTGCCATTACGTGTGTTGCCGTAATCTTGATCAGCTACACCCTGGCGATCTATATGCGCTTCAACCAGGGGCCGATCGTCAATCTGATTCGTAAAACGTACATGATTCCGCTGTTTATCCCTGGTGTTATTGCAACTTACGGTCTGATCAATTTGCTTGGCAATCATGGCTGGCTCGCCCGTATGCTTGAGGTGGTCGGGATTACGCTGCCACGCATCATCTTTGACGAGAAAGGAATCATCATCGCCAACCTGTGGTTCAACATTCCATTTACGACGATGCTGCTCAGTTCCGCGCTGTCGGGCATTCCTTCATCGATCATTGAGAGTGCAAAGGACGTGGGTGTAGGCAGACTGACGCTATTTACCCGGTTTATTTTCCCGCTGTCGTACAAGACATTTCTTGTTGCCCTGACCTTTGTCTTCATGGGGGTCATCGGCTCGTTCACTGCACCCTATCTGATCGGAGCCAACTCTCCGCAGATGCTTGGTGTCTCCATGCAGCAGGTATTCAGCGTTTTCCAGGAGCGTGAACAAGCCGCAGCGATTGCTTTCTTCTCATTCCTGCTCTGCTCGGTGCTGGGTGCTTTCTACATCCGGTCGATGGCGGAAGAGGAGAAGGCGAAGATTTAG
- a CDS encoding ABC transporter ATP-binding protein, whose amino-acid sequence MQLSVRELAKRYKTGDGVSGINIDIEKGELVTLLGPSGCGKTTVLRSIGGFLEPDSGDILIEGKSVIQLPPEKRPTSMVFQSYNLWSHMSVYDNLAFGLKIRKMPKEEIRTAVEDALKLVRLSGFEKKYPAELSGGQQQRVALARSLLLNPAVLLLDEPFSALDAKLRHEMREELREIQMKTGLTMVFVTHDQEEALSLSDRIIVMNHGRIEQIAHPQQIYDEPASLYVAGFIGKMNFLKGVAEGESIRIGHLRLPNEKGLSGQVTAAVRPEDVQVSSTTMGEGTLSGKVKQVMILGHYAEVTVELVEFGIIRAFLNKESVEQLQVGKDVSVSISKMTGFPVDESN is encoded by the coding sequence ATGCAGTTGTCTGTACGAGAGTTAGCCAAACGCTACAAAACGGGTGACGGGGTCAGCGGCATCAACATCGATATTGAAAAAGGCGAGCTGGTCACCCTTCTTGGTCCCTCCGGATGCGGGAAAACTACCGTATTACGGAGCATCGGCGGGTTTCTCGAACCGGACTCCGGTGACATCCTGATCGAGGGCAAAAGTGTCATTCAACTGCCACCGGAGAAACGGCCGACCTCGATGGTGTTCCAGAGCTATAACTTATGGTCGCATATGTCGGTATACGACAATCTGGCCTTCGGCCTGAAGATCCGCAAAATGCCGAAGGAAGAGATCCGCACAGCGGTCGAGGATGCGCTCAAGCTGGTCCGACTGTCGGGGTTCGAGAAGAAATATCCGGCCGAGCTTTCGGGTGGACAGCAGCAGCGGGTTGCGCTGGCTCGGTCTCTGCTGCTGAATCCGGCGGTACTGCTATTGGACGAGCCTTTCTCGGCGCTGGACGCCAAGCTGCGGCACGAAATGCGCGAGGAGCTGCGTGAGATCCAAATGAAGACCGGACTCACGATGGTCTTTGTCACGCATGATCAGGAAGAAGCACTGTCGTTGTCCGACCGCATTATCGTCATGAATCACGGGCGCATCGAGCAAATTGCTCATCCTCAGCAGATTTACGATGAGCCCGCTTCATTATATGTCGCCGGTTTTATCGGCAAAATGAATTTCCTTAAGGGGGTGGCGGAAGGGGAGAGCATCCGGATTGGACATCTTCGCCTGCCAAACGAGAAGGGGTTAAGTGGACAGGTGACGGCTGCGGTCCGACCAGAAGACGTACAGGTGAGCAGTACTACGATGGGAGAAGGTACTTTGTCGGGCAAGGTCAAGCAGGTCATGATTCTTGGACATTACGCCGAAGTTACCGTGGAACTGGTGGAATTCGGCATTATACGTGCTTTTCTGAACAAGGAATCCGTTGAACAACTGCAGGTAGGAAAAGACGTCAGCGTCTCGATCTCGAAAATGACCGGATTCCCGGTCGATGAATCGAACTGA
- a CDS encoding Tm-1-like ATP-binding domain-containing protein, with product MKTVAIIGTFDTKGDEYLYIKSIAEELGLGTLMIHTGVFEPSFVPDVSNQEVAHAAGMVIEELAAKKDRALATEVLSIGLKKLVPQLYKQGKFDGIISFGGTGGTSLVTPAMRALPIGVPKVMVSTVASGNTAPYVGTSDIVMIPSVVDVAGLNSISTKIFTNALFAMAGMLKFEYTHKPDKKPLVAATMFGVTTPCVTAARKYLEERGYEVLVFHATGIGGQSMEALIEAGFIEGVLDLTTTEWVDEIIGGVLNAGPNRLEAAGHNRIPQVVSVGALDMCNFGPSDTVPEKFKDHKFYQHNPTVTLMRTTVEENEQIGRKLAEKLNMAKERTVLMLPLRGVSAIDVEGEPFYGPEEDRMLFDTLRQHVDRSIVEVIEMDCAINDPAFAEVAAQKLIALMTSNS from the coding sequence ATGAAGACCGTCGCAATCATTGGAACGTTTGATACAAAGGGTGATGAATACCTTTACATCAAGAGCATTGCAGAGGAGCTTGGGTTGGGGACTTTGATGATTCATACAGGTGTATTTGAACCGTCCTTTGTTCCGGATGTGTCCAATCAGGAAGTCGCCCACGCCGCAGGCATGGTCATAGAAGAACTTGCGGCAAAGAAGGATCGGGCTTTGGCTACAGAGGTTTTGTCCATAGGCTTGAAGAAGCTGGTGCCACAGTTGTACAAACAAGGTAAATTTGACGGAATCATTTCCTTTGGTGGGACTGGCGGAACCTCACTGGTCACACCTGCCATGAGAGCACTGCCGATTGGTGTCCCAAAGGTGATGGTATCAACCGTTGCTTCTGGAAACACAGCTCCATACGTAGGCACGAGTGATATTGTCATGATTCCGTCTGTGGTGGATGTAGCCGGATTGAACTCCATTTCTACGAAAATATTTACAAATGCATTATTTGCGATGGCGGGCATGCTCAAGTTTGAGTATACGCATAAACCGGATAAGAAGCCGCTGGTTGCAGCTACAATGTTCGGAGTGACAACACCATGTGTGACAGCGGCAAGAAAATATTTGGAGGAGCGGGGCTATGAGGTGCTTGTGTTCCACGCCACGGGCATCGGAGGGCAGTCGATGGAGGCGTTGATTGAAGCAGGCTTCATTGAAGGGGTATTGGACTTGACCACGACGGAGTGGGTGGATGAAATCATCGGCGGTGTCTTAAATGCGGGGCCGAATCGCTTAGAGGCTGCAGGCCACAATCGCATTCCGCAGGTAGTCTCGGTGGGCGCCTTGGATATGTGCAATTTTGGTCCGAGCGATACTGTGCCGGAGAAATTCAAGGATCATAAATTTTATCAGCATAATCCGACGGTAACCCTGATGAGAACCACGGTGGAAGAGAATGAGCAGATCGGCAGGAAGCTTGCGGAGAAGCTGAACATGGCAAAGGAACGCACCGTGCTAATGCTACCACTTAGAGGCGTATCCGCAATTGATGTAGAGGGGGAGCCTTTCTACGGACCGGAGGAGGACCGGATGTTGTTTGATACCCTGCGCCAGCATGTCGATCGCTCAATTGTTGAAGTGATTGAAATGGATTGCGCCATCAACGATCCAGCCTTTGCAGAAGTCGCAGCACAAAAGCTGATCGCTCTCATGACATCAAATTCCTAA